One Alkalidesulfovibrio alkalitolerans DSM 16529 genomic region harbors:
- a CDS encoding ABC transporter substrate-binding protein, with product MPDSFSPLLRGVLALLLLATAACGTGPTEEESPSRTPGVTTTEIRIGSSLALSGHAEYLGIQTLRGALSYINYVNETGGVHGRIINVIAYDDAYDPTRCLVNTQRLIIEDDVFALFCYVGTPTTAKILPLIEQARIPLVGMFTGANALREPFNPYLMNVRASYYQETEAAVRHMVEDLGLTRIAVFYQYDAYGFDGLTGTELALRKHGLTPVARGSYIRGTMDIADGLDRIIRSGAQAVVMIGTYDPCAKLVQEARRKGFDPLFYTVSFVGGEELGRRLAHDEDALVILSQVVPPPDLVRPARFGAGDPGYAALLAKYYPGDTPNFIGQEGYFNAMVLVEGLRRAGRDLTRDAFLRAMESLKEFPLAESLTVSFSPTDHQGLDRVYFTRLRNGEFRLVTDWGEIARILAEKAPLDNPGNQADSADGPAHILPEPPHSETPRVTPEKGL from the coding sequence ATGCCGGACAGCTTCTCGCCCCTGCTCCGCGGGGTGCTCGCGCTGCTGCTTCTCGCGACCGCCGCCTGCGGAACGGGCCCCACGGAAGAGGAGAGCCCCAGCCGCACACCCGGAGTCACGACGACCGAAATCCGCATCGGTTCCTCGCTGGCGCTCTCTGGACACGCCGAATATCTGGGCATCCAGACCCTACGGGGCGCACTCTCCTACATCAACTACGTCAACGAAACCGGCGGCGTGCACGGCCGCATCATCAACGTCATCGCCTACGACGATGCCTACGACCCCACCCGCTGTCTGGTGAATACGCAGCGGTTGATCATCGAGGACGACGTTTTCGCCCTCTTCTGCTATGTCGGCACACCTACCACAGCAAAGATCCTGCCACTGATCGAACAGGCGCGCATCCCGCTGGTGGGCATGTTCACAGGCGCCAACGCCCTGCGCGAACCGTTCAATCCGTATCTGATGAACGTGCGCGCGTCGTACTATCAGGAAACCGAGGCCGCCGTGCGCCACATGGTGGAAGACCTGGGCCTGACGCGCATCGCCGTCTTCTACCAGTACGACGCCTACGGCTTCGATGGCCTCACCGGCACCGAACTCGCCCTGCGCAAACACGGCCTGACGCCAGTGGCACGCGGCTCCTACATCCGTGGCACCATGGACATCGCCGATGGCCTGGACCGCATCATCCGTTCGGGCGCGCAGGCCGTGGTCATGATCGGCACCTACGACCCGTGCGCAAAGCTGGTTCAAGAGGCCCGGCGCAAGGGCTTTGATCCGCTCTTTTACACTGTCTCCTTCGTGGGCGGCGAGGAACTCGGCCGCCGTCTGGCACACGACGAGGACGCCTTGGTGATCCTCTCCCAGGTCGTGCCGCCGCCGGACCTCGTACGCCCGGCCCGCTTCGGCGCCGGCGACCCCGGCTATGCCGCGCTGCTGGCCAAGTACTACCCCGGTGACACACCGAATTTCATTGGGCAGGAAGGTTATTTCAACGCCATGGTTCTTGTGGAGGGATTGCGCCGCGCGGGCCGCGACCTGACGCGCGACGCCTTTCTACGCGCCATGGAAAGCCTGAAGGAATTCCCTTTGGCGGAATCTCTCACGGTTTCCTTCAGCCCCACGGACCACCAAGGGCTCGATCGCGTTTATTTCACCCGCTTGCGTAACGGCGAATTCCGCCTCGTCACTGACTGGGGAGAAATCGCGCGCATTCTGGCCGAAAAGGCTCCATTGGATAATCCAGGGAACCAAGCCGATTCAGCGGACGGCCCGGCGCACATTCTTCCTGAACCGCCGCACAGCGAGACGCCCCGCGTCACCCCGGAGAAGGGGCTATGA
- a CDS encoding KdsC family phosphatase translates to MPTEKARDIRLLVLDVDGVLTDGGLYYDADGRIMKRFHVQDGLGIKLAQRMGLEVAVITGLDHAAVASRVRELGIAEYHAGHVEKRSLIMDMATRKSLELSQIAYLGDDWVDATAMRVVGLPMAVSNAQPEILALAAWVSSRSGGYGAAREAIAFILDAQGKYAECWRAWSD, encoded by the coding sequence GTGCCGACTGAAAAAGCCCGCGACATCCGCCTGCTCGTGCTGGACGTGGACGGAGTGTTGACCGACGGCGGCCTTTATTACGACGCCGATGGACGGATCATGAAGCGCTTCCACGTTCAGGACGGCCTGGGCATCAAGCTGGCGCAACGCATGGGGCTAGAGGTCGCGGTCATCACCGGTCTGGATCATGCGGCCGTAGCCTCGCGGGTCCGCGAACTCGGCATTGCCGAATACCACGCCGGACACGTCGAAAAGCGTTCCCTCATCATGGATATGGCCACGCGCAAATCGCTTGAGCTTTCCCAGATCGCCTATCTGGGCGACGACTGGGTCGACGCCACGGCCATGCGTGTCGTGGGCCTGCCCATGGCCGTGTCCAACGCCCAACCCGAGATACTGGCGCTCGCGGCTTGGGTTTCGTCTCGCTCGGGTGGGTATGGAGCCGCACGCGAGGCCATCGCTTTCATCCTCGATGCCCAAGGCAAGTATGCGGAGTGCTGGCGGGCCTGGAGCGACTGA
- a CDS encoding ATP-binding protein encodes MKFFGSISLSKKIFITTLAFILLVSGIIALLARWILVSSLTVELEHRGTAIAQSLSDRARSHILDNDIPNLVSLAFDAAYLGERRDLVSYIFITDPEGDLLAHTFTRQFPHELHGIPAPTTETARTVRDMVVAGLPVFDIAVPITEGIYTIGSVHVGLNKRHIENLVAKLRITFLGFISMVIVAVFFISLRIANYITMPIAKLTRISDELSRGNFDISVDLEGSDDEWKPQECPAYLNTDLPCWHFDQASSVGELDETQAANLRTCRQCRFYRKVPGDEVQQLANSFRNMVWSIKLYRRRLRESEEKYRSLFVSGPDPIVVVDAHTFEILDANPRAEDVYGYTREELSRIPYTALDPDFASQCLVRIDAMTEQGNSCVYCSKLIHYRKDGVPIYVNLHACPISYKNRQALIIASADVTEMIEKDAQLIQASKMKTLGEMSAGIAHELNQPLNAIKMGSDFLTMLSEEDTPVTPTQLRPITSEISQQVDRATDIINTLRAFGRKADMIREHLNVNDSIRGVLKIVGHQLSLAGIETSLELAEPLPPILAHDNRIQQVLFNLVTNARDAIAKAPAPPEDGHRITLRTLVRDDKVLVQVQDTGVGIPESVRGKIFEPFFTTKETGQGMGLGLSISYGIVKDYGGDIRIESEPGRGTLFELFFPAARKAIGAMK; translated from the coding sequence ATGAAATTCTTCGGCAGCATAAGCCTTTCCAAAAAGATATTCATCACCACCCTTGCCTTCATTCTTCTCGTCTCGGGCATCATCGCCCTGCTCGCACGCTGGATTCTCGTCTCGAGCCTCACAGTGGAACTCGAACACCGGGGCACGGCCATCGCGCAAAGTCTTTCCGACCGGGCGCGCAGCCATATCCTGGACAATGACATCCCGAACCTCGTCAGCCTCGCGTTCGATGCAGCCTATCTCGGCGAACGAAGGGATCTCGTTTCCTACATCTTCATCACCGACCCCGAAGGAGACCTGCTGGCCCACACGTTCACCCGCCAATTTCCCCACGAACTGCACGGCATCCCCGCGCCGACCACTGAAACCGCACGCACCGTGCGCGACATGGTCGTGGCCGGTCTTCCGGTCTTCGACATAGCCGTGCCCATCACCGAGGGCATCTACACCATCGGCTCGGTACATGTGGGCCTGAACAAGCGCCACATCGAAAATCTCGTGGCCAAGCTCCGAATCACCTTCCTTGGCTTCATCTCGATGGTCATTGTGGCCGTCTTCTTCATTTCGCTGCGCATCGCCAACTACATAACCATGCCCATCGCCAAACTCACTCGCATATCCGACGAACTTTCGCGCGGCAATTTCGACATTTCCGTCGATCTCGAAGGATCGGACGACGAGTGGAAGCCCCAGGAATGTCCGGCGTACCTGAACACCGACCTGCCCTGCTGGCACTTCGATCAGGCATCGAGCGTCGGAGAACTGGACGAAACGCAGGCCGCGAATCTGCGCACCTGTCGGCAGTGCCGTTTCTATCGCAAAGTGCCCGGCGACGAGGTGCAGCAACTCGCCAACTCCTTCCGCAACATGGTCTGGAGCATCAAGCTCTACCGACGCCGTCTGCGCGAGTCCGAAGAAAAGTACCGTTCCCTGTTCGTCTCCGGCCCCGACCCCATTGTGGTTGTGGACGCCCACACTTTCGAAATACTCGACGCCAATCCCAGGGCGGAAGATGTCTATGGATACACTCGCGAGGAATTGTCACGCATCCCTTACACCGCCCTCGATCCGGATTTCGCCAGCCAATGCCTGGTCCGCATCGATGCGATGACCGAGCAGGGCAACTCCTGCGTCTACTGCTCCAAACTCATCCATTATCGCAAGGACGGCGTACCCATCTACGTCAACTTGCATGCCTGCCCGATCAGCTACAAGAACCGCCAAGCGCTGATTATTGCCTCGGCCGACGTCACCGAAATGATCGAAAAGGATGCCCAACTCATCCAGGCCAGCAAGATGAAGACCCTGGGCGAGATGTCCGCCGGCATCGCCCACGAGTTGAACCAACCGCTGAACGCCATCAAGATGGGCAGCGACTTCCTGACCATGCTCTCCGAAGAGGATACCCCGGTCACGCCTACACAGCTTCGCCCCATCACCAGTGAGATCAGCCAACAGGTGGACCGGGCCACAGACATCATTAATACCTTGCGGGCCTTCGGCCGCAAGGCGGACATGATCCGTGAACATTTGAACGTCAACGACTCCATCCGCGGCGTCCTGAAAATCGTCGGGCATCAACTCTCGCTCGCGGGCATCGAAACCAGCCTCGAACTCGCCGAGCCCTTGCCGCCGATCCTGGCCCATGACAACCGCATTCAGCAGGTGCTCTTTAATCTCGTCACCAACGCGCGCGACGCCATCGCCAAGGCCCCGGCCCCGCCCGAAGACGGACACCGCATAACCCTGCGCACCCTGGTTCGCGACGACAAGGTGCTGGTCCAAGTGCAGGATACAGGCGTGGGCATCCCCGAAAGCGTACGCGGCAAGATATTCGAACCGTTCTTCACGACCAAGGAGACAGGCCAGGGTATGGGCCTTGGACTTTCCATCTCATATGGCATCGTCAAGGATTACGGCGGTGACATCCGCATTGAAAGCGAACCGGGCCGGGGAACGCTCTTCGAGCTGTTTTTCCCGGCCGCGAGAAAGGCCA
- a CDS encoding LptA/OstA family protein, protein MRNHIMDMLWMVMVALAVVFGAPLSASAQAAAASESVPTRITADKLTYSQERDTVIFEGQVHVVRGEMQIWSDKLTGYLTPKDGAKEGTGPSLAAEDAEIRTVVAVGNVRMLHQGREGFSGKATFVVADGVLTMEDNPVIVDGPNRVVGEVIRFYSKTNRSEVLGGKKRVEAVFFTTGDEFAPARPTPQGQNATSPSPGSAPKAD, encoded by the coding sequence ATGCGTAATCATATCATGGATATGCTGTGGATGGTCATGGTGGCCTTGGCCGTCGTCTTCGGCGCGCCGCTTTCCGCCTCTGCTCAGGCGGCGGCCGCCTCCGAGAGCGTCCCTACGCGCATCACAGCGGACAAACTGACCTACAGTCAGGAGCGCGACACGGTCATCTTCGAGGGGCAGGTGCACGTGGTGCGCGGCGAGATGCAGATATGGTCCGACAAACTGACCGGCTACCTGACGCCCAAGGACGGAGCCAAGGAGGGCACGGGGCCTTCTCTTGCCGCCGAGGACGCCGAGATCCGCACCGTGGTCGCCGTGGGCAACGTACGCATGCTGCATCAAGGCCGGGAAGGCTTTAGCGGCAAGGCGACCTTCGTGGTTGCCGACGGTGTGCTGACCATGGAGGACAACCCGGTCATCGTGGATGGCCCCAACCGCGTTGTGGGCGAGGTGATCCGCTTCTATTCAAAGACCAACCGAAGCGAAGTGCTCGGCGGCAAGAAGCGCGTCGAGGCTGTATTCTTCACCACTGGCGATGAGTTTGCGCCTGCCCGGCCGACTCCGCAGGGACAGAACGCAACCAGCCCGTCCCCTGGTTCCGCACCGAAGGCCGACTGA
- a CDS encoding ATP-binding cassette domain-containing protein codes for MALISVSDLSMSFGGPLLLDRVSFQIEEGQRVCIVGRNGEGKSTLLRLLSGDLEPDSGRVSRATGLRVARLSQKVPEDLHGTVHEIATEGLGEAGRLIADYHRASREVAHGADPTGLAEIGQALSEHGGWETLQNIDTAISRLGLDPEARFEELSGGLKRRALLARALAGDPDVLLLDEPTNHLDIDSIAWLEEFVLRRVRTLVFITHDRMFLRRIATRIIELDRGRLADWSCDYDTFLARKEALLEAEEKNWAEFDKKLAREEAWIRQGIKARRTRNEGRVRALKRLREERRARRERLGTSKIVVQDASPSGKIVAEAVGVSFAYDERTIFRDLDLTIMRGDKVGLIGPNGAGKTTLIQVLLGRLAPSTGTVKLGTRLEVAYFDQHREQLDPAKTVRESIADGNDTVTVNGEPRHVMGYLKDFLFPPERAMSPVGVLSGGERNRLLLARLFTRPSNVLVMDEPTNDLDAETLELLEERLMEYSGTVLVVSHDRAFLNNVVTSTIAFEADGRVAAYVGGYDDWLRQRPVPAAPAEGRERTKNSDLANAEPGKGGQQAEANRIRPRKLSFKEQRELDELRAELGELPSRIEALEADIEAAHARLSDPDLYRQSSDIVATAQNRLTELEAAHAETFARWEAVETRLAELDATN; via the coding sequence ATGGCACTCATCAGCGTTTCCGACCTCTCCATGTCCTTCGGCGGGCCGCTTCTGCTCGACCGCGTCTCCTTCCAGATCGAGGAAGGACAGCGCGTGTGCATCGTCGGCCGAAACGGTGAAGGTAAATCCACCCTCCTGCGCCTCTTGAGCGGCGACCTTGAGCCCGATTCGGGCCGGGTCTCGCGCGCCACGGGACTTCGGGTTGCGCGCCTCTCGCAAAAGGTGCCCGAGGATCTGCACGGCACGGTCCACGAGATCGCGACGGAGGGGCTGGGCGAGGCAGGCAGGCTGATCGCGGACTATCACCGCGCGAGCCGCGAGGTGGCGCACGGCGCGGACCCGACCGGCCTGGCCGAGATCGGGCAGGCCCTTTCCGAGCACGGCGGCTGGGAGACCCTGCAAAACATCGACACCGCCATCTCGCGCCTGGGCCTGGACCCCGAGGCGCGCTTCGAAGAGCTTTCCGGCGGGCTCAAGCGCCGAGCGCTCCTGGCCCGCGCGCTTGCGGGCGACCCGGACGTGCTCCTGCTCGACGAGCCGACCAACCACCTGGACATCGACTCCATCGCCTGGCTGGAGGAGTTCGTACTGCGCCGCGTGCGAACGCTGGTCTTCATCACCCACGACCGCATGTTCCTGCGCCGCATCGCCACCCGCATCATCGAGCTCGACCGGGGACGCCTGGCCGACTGGTCCTGCGACTACGACACCTTTCTCGCCCGCAAGGAGGCCCTGCTCGAAGCCGAGGAGAAGAACTGGGCCGAATTCGACAAGAAGCTGGCCCGCGAAGAGGCCTGGATTCGCCAGGGCATAAAGGCCCGACGCACCCGCAACGAGGGCCGCGTGCGCGCTCTCAAGCGCCTGCGCGAGGAACGCCGCGCCCGACGCGAGCGCCTGGGAACGAGCAAGATCGTCGTCCAGGACGCGTCACCCTCGGGAAAGATCGTGGCCGAGGCCGTGGGCGTGTCCTTCGCCTACGACGAGAGGACGATTTTCCGGGATCTCGACCTGACCATTATGCGCGGCGACAAAGTGGGACTCATCGGCCCCAACGGCGCGGGCAAGACCACGCTCATCCAGGTGCTGCTCGGCCGCCTTGCGCCCAGCACGGGCACGGTCAAGCTCGGCACGCGCCTGGAAGTGGCCTACTTCGACCAGCACCGCGAACAGCTCGACCCGGCCAAAACCGTGCGCGAGAGCATCGCCGACGGCAACGACACCGTGACCGTGAACGGCGAGCCGCGCCACGTGATGGGTTATCTCAAGGATTTCCTCTTCCCGCCCGAGCGGGCCATGAGCCCGGTCGGCGTGCTCTCTGGCGGTGAACGCAACAGGCTCTTGCTGGCGCGGCTCTTCACCCGGCCCTCCAACGTGCTGGTCATGGACGAACCGACCAACGACCTGGACGCCGAAACCCTGGAGCTGCTCGAAGAGCGGCTCATGGAATACTCGGGCACGGTGCTCGTCGTGAGCCACGACCGCGCCTTCCTCAACAATGTCGTGACGAGCACCATTGCCTTCGAGGCCGATGGCCGCGTGGCCGCATACGTGGGCGGCTACGACGACTGGCTGCGGCAGCGTCCGGTCCCGGCCGCACCGGCTGAAGGCCGCGAACGCACGAAGAATTCTGACCTCGCCAACGCCGAGCCCGGCAAGGGCGGGCAGCAAGCCGAGGCGAACCGAATCAGGCCGCGAAAGCTGAGCTTCAAGGAGCAGCGCGAACTGGACGAGCTGCGTGCTGAACTCGGCGAACTTCCTTCCAGGATAGAGGCACTAGAGGCGGATATCGAGGCTGCCCATGCGCGCCTTTCCGACCCGGACCTGTACCGGCAGTCGAGCGACATCGTTGCCACAGCCCAAAATCGCCTGACCGAGCTCGAAGCCGCGCACGCCGAAACCTTCGCCCGCTGGGAAGCCGTGGAAACCCGGCTAGCCGAACTCGACGCCACGAACTGA
- a CDS encoding CTP synthase: MKTKFIFITGGVLSSLGKGLAAASIAALLKARGLKCTIQKLDPYINVDPGTMNPFQHGEVYVTEDGAETDLDLGHYERYIDVFMTQKNNFTSGSIYNRVIQKERRGDYLGGTVQVIPHITDEIKRAILSVVTDEDVALIEIGGTVGDIEGQPFLEAIRQMRGDLGKENCLYIHLTLVPYISAAGELKTKPTQHSVKELRSIGIQPDIILCRSERELDADIKAKIALFCNVDRDAVFSAVDVDSIYKVPLKFYHEGVDQKIAIMLRLPAKNADLAPWEQLVHRMEHPKAEITIGIVGKYVDLKEAYKSLHEALIHGGVANEVKVNLEYVNSEELDRSNVAKRLKNVDGVLVPGGFGARGIPGKIEAIRHARENKIPFFGICLGMQCACIEAARHVLSIDRADSEEFDNDTPDPIIYLMTEWFDFRSQCVEKRDKNSDLGGTMRLGSYPCVVAKDTKAFEAYGEESIHERHRHRYEFNQKYRADMEKHGYVFSGTSPNGELVEIVELKDHPWFLGCQFHPEFKSRPMRAHPLFREFIKAAFGFMKGRK; this comes from the coding sequence ATGAAGACCAAGTTCATTTTCATCACCGGCGGCGTGCTGTCGTCCCTGGGCAAAGGCCTCGCCGCGGCCTCCATCGCCGCGTTGCTCAAGGCCAGGGGCCTCAAATGCACCATCCAGAAGCTCGACCCCTACATCAACGTCGATCCCGGCACGATGAACCCGTTCCAGCATGGCGAGGTTTACGTCACCGAGGACGGGGCCGAGACCGATCTCGATCTGGGGCATTACGAGCGCTATATTGACGTCTTCATGACCCAGAAGAACAATTTTACCTCCGGTTCCATTTACAACCGGGTCATCCAGAAGGAGCGCCGCGGCGACTACCTGGGCGGCACGGTCCAGGTCATCCCGCACATCACCGACGAAATCAAGCGGGCCATCCTTTCCGTGGTCACGGACGAGGACGTGGCCCTCATCGAGATCGGCGGCACCGTGGGCGACATCGAGGGCCAGCCGTTCCTGGAGGCCATCCGCCAGATGCGCGGCGACCTGGGCAAGGAAAACTGCCTCTACATCCACCTGACGCTCGTGCCCTACATCAGCGCGGCAGGCGAGTTGAAGACCAAGCCCACGCAGCATAGCGTCAAGGAACTGCGCAGCATCGGCATTCAGCCCGACATCATCCTGTGCCGGTCCGAGAGGGAACTCGACGCGGACATCAAGGCCAAGATCGCGCTCTTTTGCAACGTGGACCGCGACGCGGTCTTCTCGGCCGTTGACGTGGATTCCATCTACAAAGTGCCGCTCAAATTCTACCACGAGGGCGTGGACCAGAAGATCGCCATCATGCTCAGGCTGCCTGCCAAGAACGCCGATCTCGCGCCCTGGGAGCAACTCGTGCACCGCATGGAGCACCCCAAGGCCGAGATCACCATCGGCATCGTGGGCAAATACGTGGACCTCAAGGAGGCCTACAAGAGCCTGCACGAGGCGCTGATCCACGGCGGCGTGGCCAACGAGGTCAAGGTCAACCTCGAGTACGTCAATTCCGAGGAGCTGGACCGTTCCAACGTGGCCAAGCGCCTGAAGAATGTGGACGGCGTGCTCGTCCCGGGCGGATTCGGTGCGCGAGGCATTCCGGGCAAAATCGAGGCCATCCGGCACGCGCGCGAAAACAAGATTCCCTTCTTTGGCATCTGTCTTGGCATGCAGTGCGCCTGCATCGAGGCCGCGCGCCACGTCCTTTCGATCGACCGGGCCGATTCCGAGGAGTTCGATAACGACACCCCCGACCCGATCATCTACCTGATGACCGAGTGGTTCGATTTTCGCAGTCAGTGCGTGGAGAAGCGCGACAAGAACTCCGACCTGGGCGGCACCATGCGCCTGGGGAGCTACCCGTGCGTCGTGGCCAAAGACACCAAGGCCTTCGAGGCCTACGGCGAGGAGTCCATCCACGAACGCCACCGCCATCGCTACGAATTCAACCAGAAATATCGCGCGGACATGGAGAAGCACGGCTACGTCTTCTCCGGAACGTCGCCCAACGGTGAACTCGTGGAGATCGTCGAACTCAAGGACCACCCCTGGTTCCTGGGTTGCCAGTTCCACCCCGAGTTCAAGTCGCGTCCCATGCGGGCGCACCCGCTGTTCCGCGAGTTCATCAAGGCCGCTTTCGGGTTCATGAAAGGCCGGAAATAG
- a CDS encoding phosphoribosylformylglycinamidine synthase subunit PurQ, producing MQAVNTLVITGHGTNCHKESAHAARLAGADRADVVFFSDLRAGRVKLADYNLLIFPGGFLDGDDLGAAQAAALRWRYMADAEGRPLVEDLKSFFDDGGLILGICNGFQLLVKLGLLPAIGGDYFQRTASLSNNDSARFEDRWVWLAANQKSPCVFTKGLDRLYLPVRHGEGKLVFEDDAAMRAAMGANLHALSYVHPETGLPTEEYPFNPNGSPHGIAGLTDPSGRILGLMPHPEAFNHPTNHPNWTRGASDPLGVSLIEGGVRFLKDG from the coding sequence TTGCAAGCGGTCAACACCCTCGTCATCACCGGTCACGGCACCAACTGCCACAAGGAATCCGCGCACGCGGCGCGCCTCGCCGGGGCCGACCGCGCGGACGTGGTCTTCTTCTCCGACCTGCGCGCGGGCCGCGTGAAGCTGGCGGACTACAACCTCCTGATCTTTCCCGGCGGATTCCTGGACGGCGACGACCTGGGCGCGGCCCAGGCGGCCGCGCTTCGCTGGCGCTACATGGCCGACGCCGAGGGCAGGCCCCTGGTCGAGGACCTGAAAAGCTTCTTCGACGACGGCGGGCTGATCCTCGGCATCTGCAACGGCTTCCAATTGCTGGTCAAGCTCGGGCTGCTGCCCGCGATCGGCGGCGACTATTTCCAGCGCACGGCATCGCTCTCCAACAACGACTCGGCCCGCTTCGAGGACCGTTGGGTGTGGCTTGCCGCCAACCAGAAGAGCCCGTGCGTCTTCACCAAGGGGCTCGACCGCCTGTACCTGCCCGTGCGCCACGGCGAGGGCAAGCTCGTCTTCGAGGACGACGCGGCCATGCGCGCCGCGATGGGCGCGAACCTGCACGCCCTGTCCTACGTGCACCCCGAAACGGGTCTGCCCACCGAGGAATATCCCTTCAATCCCAACGGCTCGCCCCACGGCATCGCCGGGCTGACCGATCCCTCGGGCCGCATCCTTGGGCTCATGCCCCACCCCGAGGCCTTCAACCACCCCACCAACCATCCCAACTGGACGCGCGGCGCGAGCGATCCGCTCGGCGTGAGCCTGATAGAGGGCGGGGTGCGCTTCCTGAAGGACGGCTGA
- the tadA gene encoding tRNA adenosine(34) deaminase TadA, which yields MASRPAPPSPPPGWSSWDDPMALALAEAAAGAAAGEVPVGALLLAQDGTVLAQAHNASIGLNDPTAHAEVRCLRQAAQTLANYRLSGTTLVVTLEPCIMCLGALVHARVRTVVFGATDPKTGAFGSRLDGPALPFLNHRIQVLGGVLAEECGALLTDFFRSRRT from the coding sequence ATGGCTTCGCGTCCCGCGCCCCCCTCCCCGCCTCCGGGCTGGTCCTCCTGGGATGATCCGATGGCCCTGGCCCTGGCCGAGGCCGCCGCTGGCGCGGCGGCGGGCGAGGTGCCGGTGGGCGCGCTGCTCCTGGCCCAGGATGGCACCGTTCTCGCCCAGGCGCACAACGCCTCGATCGGCCTCAACGACCCCACGGCCCACGCCGAGGTGCGCTGCCTGCGCCAAGCCGCGCAAACGCTCGCCAACTACCGCCTTTCGGGCACAACCCTGGTCGTCACGCTCGAACCGTGCATCATGTGCCTTGGGGCGCTCGTGCACGCGCGGGTGCGGACGGTGGTCTTCGGCGCCACCGACCCCAAGACCGGGGCCTTCGGCTCGCGGCTCGACGGCCCCGCCCTGCCCTTCCTCAACCACCGCATCCAGGTGCTCGGCGGCGTGCTGGCCGAGGAGTGCGGCGCACTGCTCACGGATTTTTTCCGCTCGCGCCGGACCTGA
- the lptC gene encoding LPS export ABC transporter periplasmic protein LptC, with the protein MGRKFSLALLLLALLAGAGLWGWQFFKDDIDLARDLIGQLPKDLNVDVSAKGITLSQGEAGALLWELVSESAGYDSKKGTVLLTNPVISYYADGPTPMLVIRAPQGEVDQAANTMVLTPHVIATYGQVTVTGNRLDYLGAERRIVITGDAIVDRGDMVMHAPRLEIDLVTQDMTAPEGVRVTTSRDSFAPGTGQ; encoded by the coding sequence ATGGGCAGAAAATTCTCCCTGGCGCTGCTTTTGCTTGCGCTGCTTGCGGGCGCGGGTCTTTGGGGCTGGCAGTTCTTCAAGGACGACATCGATCTGGCCCGCGATCTCATCGGACAACTTCCCAAAGATCTGAACGTTGACGTCTCGGCGAAGGGCATTACCCTGTCGCAAGGCGAAGCCGGGGCGCTGCTGTGGGAGCTTGTCTCCGAGTCTGCCGGATACGATTCAAAGAAAGGAACGGTATTGCTGACGAACCCCGTCATTTCTTATTATGCGGACGGGCCCACGCCCATGTTGGTCATCCGGGCGCCGCAGGGCGAGGTGGACCAGGCCGCCAACACCATGGTCTTGACGCCGCACGTGATCGCCACGTACGGGCAGGTCACGGTCACCGGAAACAGACTGGACTATCTCGGCGCCGAACGGCGCATCGTCATCACCGGAGACGCCATTGTGGACCGGGGAGACATGGTCATGCATGCCCCGCGTCTGGAGATCGACCTCGTGACGCAGGACATGACCGCTCCCGAGGGCGTTCGGGTAACGACCTCGCGCGATTCATTCGCTCCTGGCACGGGACAATAG
- the kdsA gene encoding 3-deoxy-8-phosphooctulonate synthase, protein MYEKSRKAMFLIAGPCALESRSLALEVAAAVAEVAGRLGITAIFKSSFDKANRTSITSFRGPGLTTGLSWLAEAREATGLPIVTDIHLPEQAAPVAEVADVLQIPAFLCRQTDLLVAAAATGKVVNVKKGQFLAPWDMKNVVSKLAEAGGRRVWLTERGASFGYNNLVVDFRSVPIMKSLGHPVVFDATHSVQLPGGQGGASGGQREFVPTLARAAVAAGVDGLFLEVHPDPDKALCDGPNSWPLARLEPLLRELLALRSVPRAD, encoded by the coding sequence CTGTACGAGAAAAGCCGCAAGGCGATGTTCCTCATCGCCGGGCCGTGCGCCCTGGAGAGTCGCTCCCTGGCGCTCGAAGTCGCGGCCGCCGTGGCCGAGGTCGCCGGACGCCTGGGGATCACGGCCATCTTCAAAAGCTCCTTCGACAAGGCCAACCGGACCTCCATCACGAGCTTTCGGGGACCCGGCCTGACGACGGGGCTTTCCTGGCTGGCCGAGGCGCGCGAGGCGACCGGCCTGCCGATCGTCACGGACATCCACCTGCCCGAGCAGGCCGCACCTGTGGCCGAGGTGGCGGACGTGCTCCAAATTCCGGCTTTTTTGTGCCGCCAGACCGATCTTCTGGTGGCCGCCGCAGCCACCGGGAAGGTGGTCAACGTCAAGAAGGGCCAGTTCCTTGCCCCCTGGGACATGAAGAACGTGGTCTCCAAGCTCGCCGAGGCGGGAGGCAGGCGGGTCTGGCTGACCGAGCGCGGCGCGAGCTTTGGCTACAACAATCTGGTGGTCGATTTCAGGTCCGTGCCGATCATGAAGTCCTTGGGCCACCCCGTGGTCTTCGACGCCACGCATTCGGTGCAGTTGCCGGGCGGGCAGGGAGGCGCCTCGGGCGGCCAGCGCGAGTTCGTGCCGACCCTGGCCAGGGCGGCCGTGGCTGCGGGCGTGGACGGGCTCTTCCTGGAAGTTCACCCCGATCCGGACAAGGCGCTGTGCGACGGCCCCAACTCCTGGCCGCTGGCCCGGCTCGAGCCCCTTTTGCGCGAACTTCTCGCCCTGCGGAGCGTGCCCCGTGCCGACTGA